In Hydrogenoanaerobacterium saccharovorans, a single window of DNA contains:
- a CDS encoding glucose-1-phosphate adenylyltransferase — translation MTRKKECVAMLLAGGQGSRLYTLTKNQAKPAVPFGGKYRIIDFPLSNCVHSGIDTVGVLTQYQPLELNEYIGSGQPWDLDRLNGGVFVLPPYQKSSGSDWYKGTANAIYQNIQFIERYEPEYVLILSGDHIYKMDYAKMLSAHKEKQADCTIAVLEVEMAEASRFGIMNTNSDGSIYEFDEKPEHPKSNLASMGIYIFTWKKLKKYLELDEANPKSSKDFGKDVLPAMLSDGQRMFAYNFEGYWKDVGTIDSLWEANMDLLDPNVPLDLYDPTWKIYARNPVKPPHFVAKGAVVENSIVTEGCYIEGTLDFSVLFAGVKVEDGAVVRDSIIMPGAVIKRGAVVEYSIVAENAVIGEGAKIGMRPEECEDKDKWGVAVIGSKVKVSCGTVVAPKAMIDTDI, via the coding sequence ATGACACGCAAAAAGGAATGTGTAGCAATGCTGCTTGCCGGTGGGCAGGGAAGCAGACTCTACACGCTGACCAAGAATCAGGCAAAGCCGGCCGTCCCTTTTGGGGGAAAATACCGCATTATCGATTTTCCTTTGTCAAACTGTGTGCATTCAGGTATCGATACGGTAGGCGTATTAACGCAATATCAGCCGCTTGAGCTGAACGAGTACATCGGAAGCGGACAGCCGTGGGACCTTGACCGTCTCAACGGGGGCGTTTTTGTATTACCCCCCTACCAAAAAAGCTCCGGTTCAGATTGGTATAAAGGTACGGCAAACGCAATTTATCAAAATATTCAGTTTATCGAGCGCTACGAGCCCGAATATGTTTTAATCCTCTCAGGCGACCATATTTATAAAATGGATTATGCCAAGATGCTTAGTGCGCACAAAGAAAAGCAAGCCGACTGTACCATTGCAGTACTTGAGGTAGAAATGGCAGAAGCTTCGCGCTTTGGTATTATGAATACCAACTCCGACGGCAGCATCTATGAGTTTGATGAAAAACCCGAGCACCCCAAAAGCAATCTGGCTTCCATGGGTATTTACATATTCACATGGAAAAAGCTCAAAAAGTACCTTGAGCTGGATGAAGCAAACCCTAAATCCAGTAAAGACTTCGGCAAAGATGTTCTCCCTGCTATGCTGAGCGACGGGCAACGGATGTTTGCGTATAATTTTGAGGGCTACTGGAAGGATGTAGGCACCATTGACAGCCTGTGGGAGGCAAATATGGATTTGCTTGACCCCAATGTTCCGCTGGATTTGTACGACCCCACATGGAAAATCTACGCGAGGAACCCCGTAAAACCGCCCCACTTTGTGGCAAAAGGCGCAGTGGTAGAAAACTCGATTGTCACCGAGGGTTGCTACATAGAAGGCACTTTGGATTTTTCTGTGCTGTTTGCAGGGGTTAAAGTCGAAGACGGTGCAGTGGTACGCGACAGCATTATTATGCCCGGTGCAGTGATAAAACGGGGTGCGGTAGTAGAATACTCCATTGTTGCAGAGAATGCGGTTATCGGCGAAGGTGCAAAAATTGGTATGCGCCCCGAAGAATGCGAAGACAAAGATAAATGGGGTGTAGCAGTCATCGGCAGCAAGGTAAAAGTAAGCTGCGGTACAGTGGTTGCGCCAAAAGCAATGATAGATACAGATATTTGA
- the glgD gene encoding glucose-1-phosphate adenylyltransferase subunit GlgD, which yields MKESKVLGIVFSNMHDEYMGEITNKRTMASVPFGGRYRLIDFTLSNLVNSGIEDIGVITKSNYQSLMDHLGSGRDWDLARKRGGLCILPPFSSANSTGIYKGRLDALAGIGGYIRHSTAEYVVMADCDVISSINLKDVLKQHRETGADLTLVYKRENCKLNRSSDTTVLKFDENGRVNDVLISPELSGDNCCYLDIAVIEKKKLERMITEAVARNKKSFKHDVLVAQHNHIDIRGYEFKGYAVKINSMKAYYKANMDLLNYDVLYELFAADKPVYTKVRDEAPAKYGLNAAVANSLVADGCVIEGEIENSILFRGVKVGKGAKVKNSIVMQGCDIGENSNIDYTIIDKDVTVRAGRNLMGYNTYPVYITKGSNV from the coding sequence GTGAAAGAATCAAAGGTATTGGGCATCGTGTTCTCCAATATGCACGATGAATATATGGGCGAAATTACGAATAAACGCACAATGGCTTCTGTGCCCTTCGGCGGGCGTTACCGTCTTATCGATTTTACCCTTTCTAATCTGGTGAATTCGGGTATCGAAGACATCGGCGTTATCACCAAAAGCAATTACCAGTCGCTGATGGACCATCTGGGCAGCGGCAGAGACTGGGATTTGGCACGTAAAAGAGGCGGGTTGTGTATTTTGCCTCCGTTCTCCAGTGCGAATTCCACTGGCATTTATAAGGGAAGGCTGGATGCATTGGCGGGTATAGGCGGATACATCCGGCACAGTACCGCGGAGTACGTTGTGATGGCAGATTGCGATGTCATCAGCAGCATCAACCTAAAGGATGTGCTCAAACAGCACCGTGAAACCGGCGCGGATCTTACATTGGTATATAAGCGAGAAAACTGTAAGCTTAACCGTTCCAGCGATACCACGGTATTGAAATTTGATGAAAACGGCAGAGTGAATGACGTTTTAATCAGCCCCGAACTCAGCGGTGATAATTGCTGCTATTTGGATATTGCGGTAATTGAAAAGAAAAAGCTTGAGCGCATGATTACCGAGGCTGTGGCACGCAACAAAAAGAGCTTTAAACACGATGTTTTGGTGGCTCAGCACAACCATATCGATATCCGCGGCTATGAGTTTAAAGGCTATGCTGTAAAAATAAACAGCATGAAGGCATACTATAAAGCCAATATGGATCTTTTGAATTACGATGTTCTTTATGAGCTTTTTGCCGCTGATAAACCGGTATACACCAAAGTGCGCGACGAAGCACCCGCAAAATACGGGCTAAACGCCGCGGTTGCAAACAGCCTTGTAGCCGACGGATGCGTGATTGAAGGTGAAATAGAAAATAGCATCTTGTTCCGCGGTGTAAAGGTGGGCAAGGGCGCAAAGGTGAAAAACTCCATCGTGATGCAGGGTTGTGACATCGGCGAAAATTCCAATATCGATTACACTATTATCGACAAGGATGTTACAGTGCGTGCCGGCAGAAACTTGATGGGCTACA